One genomic region from Prunus persica cultivar Lovell chromosome G3, Prunus_persica_NCBIv2, whole genome shotgun sequence encodes:
- the LOC18781981 gene encoding pentatricopeptide repeat-containing protein At4g21065, with translation MIHRRLCHFRSLSTLSVPTSLTHLLQCNKDIHKLSLLGRVTEARQMFDIMPRRDSGSWNSMISGYIQNGLLNKAQELFDSFQGKNVRTWTILLSGYARHGRAHEARAVFESMPERNVVSWNAMITAYAQNGLLRSARDVFDQMPERNTVSWNSMITGYCHCGMMGEARELFDQMEERNIASWMVMVSGYVEIGECCDAWMVFLMMLRSSVRPDQAILVAALLAVMGFNKLELIESLRVMALKTGYESNVVVGTAFLNAYIANGSLEYGMKLFERMPERNDYSWSTMIAAFSQGGRLDDAIALYERDTEKGVGTQTAMVTAYAQNGRIHEARLIFDEIANPTVVTWNAMVAGYAQNGMLEEAKDIFYKTPVPNAASWAAMISGFIQNGQSREALEVFAELHSSGIVPNHSNFTSALFACANIEDVEMGRQIHCFVIKTRNQFNSFVGNGLISMYAKCKRTDVSQACRIKGVGDSVSWLSESHTLDDARKTFEQMPRRDVVSWSAIISAYEQAGQRDTAFTLFFEMLWRGLKPNESTITSLLSACGYLGATKLGEQIHALIHKLGLDTCLFVCNALITMYFKCGILDGLGIFLEMPDRDIVTWNAVLTGCAQNGLGKEAVEVFKQMETTGISPNETSFLALLCACSHAGLVDEGWAYFNSMSQHHGITPSVYHYTCMVDLLGRAGWLSEAEDLIRCMPVKPDSVIWEALLGACRIHRNTELGQRVAERLFQMGTKRSGTYVLLSNMYASRGMWGKVREIREMMTDRGVTKEPGISWIQIKNKVHYFLMGEKAHDEIKEINMAVNELYRCFRATGYVPDTNFVLHDVAEEQKEDDLLYHSEKLAVAYGILQTPNGAPIQILKNLRTCGDCHSFMKFVSSVAQRKIILRDGNRFHHFQDGLCSCGDYW, from the coding sequence ATGATACATCGTCGTTTATGTCACTTTCGGTCTCTCTCCACTCTCTCTGTACCAACTTCACTAACCCATCTCTTGCAATGCAACAAAGATATCCACAAGCTCTCTCTACTCGGCCGAGTAACAGAGGCACGCCAGATGTTCGACATAATGCCTCGAAGAGACTCGGGCTCTTGGAACTCTATGATTTCAGGGTACATCCAAAACGGGCTTTTGAACAAAGCCCAAGAGCTCTTTGATTCATTCCAAGGCAAAAATGTGAGAACTTGGACCATTTTGCTATCTGGATATGCGAGACATGGGCGTGCACATGAAGCTAGAGCGGTGTTTGAGTCAATGCCTGAGCGTAATGTAGTTTCTTGGAACGCTATGATTACTGCTTATGCGCAAAATGGTTTGTTAAGAAGTGCTAGGGATGTTTTTGATCAAATGCCTGAGAGAAATACAGTGTCGTGGAATTCAATGATTACCGGGTACTGTCATTGTGGTATGATGGGTGAAGCTCGTGAGCTTTTTGATCAAATGGAGGAGAGGAATATCGCCTCTTGGATGGTTATGGTTTCTGGGTATGTTGAGATAGGTGAGTGTTGCGATGCTTGGATGGTCTTTTTGATGATGTTGAGGAGCAGCGTGCGGCCAGACCAGGCCATATTAGTTGCTGCATTATTAGCAGTGATGGGGTTCAATAAATTGGAGTTGATTGAGAGTTTGAGGGTAATGGCTTTGAAGACAGGGTATGAGAGCAATGTTGTTGTGGGCACGGCGTTTTTGAATGCTTACATAGCAAATGGGAGTTTGGAATATGGGATGAAACTTTTCGAGAGAATGCCAGAAAGGAATGATTATTCGTGGTCAACAATGATTGCAGCATTTTCACAAGGTGGTAGATTGGATGATGCCATTGCATTGTATGAGAGAGACACTGAAAAAGGTGTCGGTACACAGACGGCAATGGTAACTGCCTATGCTCAGAATGGGAGGATTCACGAAGCAAGACTTATATTTGATGAGATTGCCAACCCTACTGTGGTCACATGGAATGCCATGGTTGCTGGGTATGCCCAGAATGGAATGCTTGAAGAAGCAAAagatattttttacaaaactcCTGTACCAAATGCTGCTTCATGGGCAGCCATGATTTCTGGGTTTATCCAGAACGGACAAAGCAGAGAAGCTCTGGAGGTCTTTGCTGAGCTTCATAGTTCAGGAATTGTTCCAAATCATTCAAATTTCACCAGTGCTCTCTTTGCGTGTGCAAACATTGAAGACGTTGAGATGGGTAGACAGATACACTGTTTTGTTATTAAAACAAGGAACCAATTTAATTCATTCGTTGGAAATGGGTTGATATCCATGTATGCAAAGTGCAAAAGAACAGATGTATCACAAGCTTGTAGGATAAAGGGAGTGGGAGACTCCGTATCTTGGCTTTCAGAGAGTCACACATTGGATGATGCTCGAAAAACTTTTGAACAAATGCCAAGACGGGATGTGGTGTCATGGTCTGCTATTATATCAGCTTATGAACAAGCTGGGCAAAGAGATACTGCCTTCACATTGTTCTTTGAAATGTTATGGAGAGGATTGAAACCAAACGAATCAACCATAACCAGCCTCCTCAGTGCTTGTGGGTACCTGGGCGCGACCAAGCTTGGGGAACAAATTCATGCCTTGATACACAAACTTGGACTGGATACATGTTTGTTTGTGTGCAATGCTTTGATAACAATGTACTTCAAGTGTGGAATTCTAGATGGCCTTGGTATCTTTCTAGAGATGCCTGATCGAGATATTGTCACTTGGAATGCTGTTTTGACCGGCTGTGCTCAAAACGGATTAGGGAAAGAAGCTGTTGaagttttcaaacaaatggaaaCCACTGGGATTTCTCCTAATGAAACTAGTTTTCTGGCACTTCTATGCGCTTGTAGCCATGCTGGGTTAGTAGATGAAGGATGGGCCTATTTCAATTCCATGAGCCAACATCATGGGATTACACCGTCTGTTTATCACTATACCTGTATGGTTGATCTCCTTGGGAGGGCTGGATGGCTTTCTGAAGCTGAAGATCTCATTCGGTGCATGCCAGTAAAACCAGATTCTGTCATTTGGGAAGCACTTCTTGGTGCCTGTAGGATCCATCGTAACACTGAACTTGGCCAGAGAGTGGCTGAAAGGCTTTTCCAAATGGGAACAAAGAGATCCGGAACTTATGTCTTATTATCAAATATGTATGCATCTAGAGGTATGTGGGGGAAAGTGAGAGAAATAAGGGAAATGATGACCGATAGGGGAGTGACCAAAGAACCTGGAATCAGCTGGATTCAGATCAAGAATAAGGTTCACTATTTTCTAATGGGGGAGAAGGCACATGATGAGATTAAAGAGATTAACATGGCAGTAAATGAGTTGTACAGATGCTTCAGAGCAACAGGTTATGTGCCCGACACTAATTTTGTTCTTCATGATGTGGCAGAGGAGCAAA